The genomic interval TGCCTGAAGCACGGGATTCTGCCCTATTTCCTGACGCGCGCCATCGCCTATGCCTTTTTCTACCGCCACCCGGAGGATGCGGCTTCCATGGAGATTGCCGCCTGCATAGAAAAAGAGGGCATCGACGCGGCCATCGGCAAATACTGCCAGCTGGATCTGGGAAATGAGCAGGAAAAGCTGCTCCTGCAAATGGTGCGCGGGCATTATTACGAGATTTTGGACTGGGACCCGATGGATTTGGAGCCAAAGCCGGTATAGAGCAAACAAAAAAGAAGCGGAGCTCCGCTTCTTTTTTTATGGCTTTATTCGTAGAACTCCGGCGCTTTGCGCAGGGAGGCGAACTGCCCGATATCGTGCGGGAAGATGATGGTCGCATCGTATTTCTCCTGGAGATGGTGCAGCTTTTCGATGGAGGCGGCATACAGCGCGCGGTCGAAGGGGCTGCGGGGCAGGATGGGCGGCCGCTCATAGTTGGCGGAGACGTATGCCGCATCCTGGGGCAGCAGATAGACGCCGCTTTCGCAGTGCAGAACCAGGCCGAGCAGGCCGGGCGTATGGCCGGGCAGATTGACGATCTCGATGCCGGGCAAAAATTCGCCGTCTTCCTCTATCAGGTGCACTTTTTTGAGGGGAGCCGTCAAATCTCCCCAGATATAGCCGCCGTGCTGTTCAGGGTCCGAGCTGGAATGGATGGTCAGCAGGGCGTTCACATAATCCGCGCTTGGGACATAGACGTCCGCATGAGGGAAGAGCGGCAGGCCGCCCGTGTGATCCAGGTGCAGATGCGAGAGGATGACGCGGCCAATCTCTTCCGGCCGCACGCCGATGAGCGCCAGCTGTGCCTCCAGCCGCTGCTGGGGCGTTTGGTGCAGGGCGAATTTTCTCTGCATGGTTTTGGACCAATATCCCTCCATGGCCTTGGGGTTGCTGCCCGTATCATAGAGAATCAGGCCGTCCGGATGCTCGATGAGAAAGGCCAGCACAGGCATGGGAAGCAGGCTCTTATCCGGCTCCCGGCTGGTATCGTGCACGACGCTGTCTTTTTCGCCATCCAAATATCCCGTATCCAGCACATAAAACTTCATACTCTTTTCCTTTCACGCACGCCTGCAAAGCAGGCATCTCATTTTTCATTTTGCACAAAGAAGAGAAGGAGAGAAGAACTCCTTTGATTAGAGCTTACC from Christensenellaceae bacterium 44-20 carries:
- a CDS encoding N-acyl homoserine lactonase family protein; this encodes MKFYVLDTGYLDGEKDSVVHDTSREPDKSLLPMPVLAFLIEHPDGLILYDTGSNPKAMEGYWSKTMQRKFALHQTPQQRLEAQLALIGVRPEEIGRVILSHLHLDHTGGLPLFPHADVYVPSADYVNALLTIHSSSDPEQHGGYIWGDLTAPLKKVHLIEEDGEFLPGIEIVNLPGHTPGLLGLVLHCESGVYLLPQDAAYVSANYERPPILPRSPFDRALYAASIEKLHHLQEKYDATIIFPHDIGQFASLRKAPEFYE